The genomic window TTGCCTTAGTACGATCTTTGCTGTAATGTTAAGGAATCCACATCTTATGTTCTCATTGGTGTAAATTAGCAGCATAATTTGGAGATAGATTGCTGTCCAAAAGTCATTTACTATGTCATTGCTATACGAGAAAGCAAAGAAGTGAGGAGATGATACGTTGCATCATTTACTATATATGGCTAATAAGGAATGCTATAATCAAAGCTCTATATTAATTTGGTTGAATGTCTCTATCAAGACCTCCAAGTGTACCTTGGTAACTACCCCTAAAGGATCCTTGACAGCAAGAAAAAGTTATGGCTTTGTTCGTGTCGATTATGTGACTCCCttgttatttttcttctcttgagTATCACCACATGCTTACTCAAGATCATCTTTGATAGTAGTATGCATGATATGGAAGATTATAGAGGCATGGCTCGGTTGTTAGGATCCATAGCAGCTCTCTTCCTGCGACAAAGGGCAACTAGGTATTGGACACTTCAATTCTGATAGCTAAATTATATGGTGCATGGGAAAGATTGACATATAATGTAAAGTGCGTAAGGTCACCTAAAGTGGTGTTGGAGGGGATGCAAAGATTGTGGTTCAGTGGCCCTTAGTTATGATATCTAGTAATAGTGATTCTCACCTTTTTAATCTTGGATTATTGGTGGTTGGCGACTACCCTATAGTTTTTTGAGATGATAGATGTTTAGAGAGAAGTAAACAGTGCAGTCATATATGTAGCCAATCATACCACAGGAAGGATATTTAATCTTCTAACTCTAGTTGACGCGgataatatatctatttaaaaaaatatataaaaaaaattactggTTAATTACCATGTTTTCAACCGAACCAAAATTTCTCTGCGGACAGCGTCCGAACGCAGCCTCAAAATATCGGGCCATTGCCGGCGACCATCGAGGGAGGTCCaagtctaattttaaaatttaaacggGGTGAGCTCATCGGCGTCTGCTCAAAAGACTATATTGTGAAGTAGCCCCTATCACTCACCGCCTTCTCCTAACTCCTAAACCCCAAACCGaggcccttctctctctcttcttgtcCTCCGCCATGTTTTCCCCCGAAGTCGTCGTCAAGAACCGGTGGCTAGGGTTCCTTATCTGGCAGTCCATCGCCTCCACCGCCCTCTACCTGTCCacctccctcctcctcctccgccggcCCTCCCCCCTCGCCATCCTCTCCTTTCTCGCCTTCCAcctctccctcctcctcctctccctctccctcttcctccttTCCTCTCCCCACCCCGACCCCTCGGCCTCCCTCCCCGAGCTCGCCGCCTTCCTCCTCCGAGTTTCCCTCCGCTCCCTCGTCGGCGGTTTCTCCCACTCCTCCTCCAGCCCCGACGCCCACCGCCGCGCCAGGAGGGCCCTGGCATCGGCGCTGTTCTTGGTGATTTGCGCCGTCTCAGGGTTTCTCTCGGTGGCGGCGGCATGCGGGGAATCGGAGCTACTGTATGGATCGAGGCTTGTCGGGTTGGGCCTGAGAGGGTCGGTCTTTGGATTGGTTTATGGTCTGCATTATGTTTTCAGGAAAAGGTGGATCCTCCAGTTTCCGATAATTCAGGTGAGCGTGGAAAACCATCTTTCTGTTTTTCTAGCATATATCATTCTTCCttgttttttgaattttaatgatTTGTGTGAGTATAGATATTAAGGTAGTACAAGAAACTACATTCCACGTATGTAACTAAGTTTTATTCATTTAAGGAACGCTAAAATAAGCTCAAGAATCTTAAGTTTTGGTACCAAATATTTGGCTTGATTTCAGTTGAAATTGTTACAAGCCGCTGCAACAGAAGTGCATTTAAACTATGACATGATTTTGGTACAATCAACCAGTTCTATCTTATGTGTTGCTACAAAGAAAAGAAAGACAAAGGGAAGGCTAAAATAAGAATACTCCAGCTGTGATTTTGATCCCAAGACTACATTCTATGGCACCACCTTCATGCACAAGCAAGGCTTCTTCCATGACTTAACATCACTTAGTTTATGGGCATTATTTGCTGTCTTTTCTCCATGCTTTCCAAATTAGCTATAAGTTGAAGAAGTTAACTACCAATGCCAAGATGAAAATCTTTCTCAGAGTAAAGCACAAGGATGAATACACTAACACAGAAAATTAGAGAGCTTCACTTTGGTCAAATAATATTTGGAAGCAATAAGTAAATCATTACCTAACTGCAGtgttatatgataaattctcacTGATGATGCTTATCCTATAATTTGCAATACTGGAAGCTAAGCTCAAGGTGCTTCTTATGATGTATCTACTATACAACATGTATTGTGTTAATTGGACTGTTCTCTCAACTGGTTACATCTGCAGCGACCTCTTTTCTACAGCTTCAAAATGGGGATTTCATCGTCGTTGAAACGAGCTCTAAAGGTGTCAACTCAGGCATTCTTCTGTTCAAGCCTGTTGATGCTGTTTTTGCCAGATCAGTTTAAGTACAAAAGCACAATAGGAAAATATATTATCCAGCAGATTAAATTTTACATTGGGGCATTTACTATTTCTTTCTGCTGGGAAATAAGTCACCACTTGCTCCAGGTTAGCtcttttaaaatttacttaaactGTTCTGTTTTGTGTGTGACCTTGACTAGTCCTTCCATACCCTCTGCAGGCTTATTGTCATTTCTTTCCATTATCATTGCCAGATTTATGTGTTCATCTTATTATCAATCTGACTTTATATGACATCTTGGTGAATGTACTGTGACATGTCTTTTTTATGTTTTGTTTTTTATATCTCATGTAAAGCTTCTGCAATGATGTTTTAGGTGGTACATACAAGGAGGTGCATATTCGCACCAGCACAGGGATCAGCTGCTGCGGAAACAAACCCAAGTGACACTCTTCTTGAAACTTTGGAGCAAAGCAGTCCAAGATCGCTTTTGCAATATCTTGCATATCTTGATTTATGCATGGTTGCAGAGAGCAATGTTGAGCCTTGGCGTCGAGCTGCTGTTTTTGAAGAAACTGGTGAAACCTATAGAAGAGTTGTGAATATGTGCTTGAAGCCTCTTGAACAGCTAACATCAAGGATTGCTGAGGGTTTGGAAACTTTTCCTGTGGACAAATCAGATTTCTTGTCCCAGCAATTAAATTCACCCACAACTATTCAAGGGGACTCAAGGCTTAATGAAGCTTTTGATGACTCCCAGGTACTTTGCTTAATTTGGATGTTATAACCTCTGACTTCGGAATTTTTCTCTTCTACTTGTTGCTTATCAACATTCCTTTGGATGCATACTTTTGGATGCATATAATTGGAGGAAGAACAAAAGCTCATTTTCATAAAAATGTGGACGACACAACCTTTTCAATTTAGTCTTCCTAGTATCACATGTCCAGCATTCAAACATCTTGACTTTTATAGTTTGATAGTTTTTTAATTATCAAGAATGTGGACTCGCTTGGACATCACTGTGAACATAGTATCTGTTTTCGAAAGAAAACAAGTTGCTAATCTGTTCATATCCTTTCCACAACAAAGAGTAAAATGTTGATTAAACATGATTTAAAGTAACCAGAAACTCCATTAAACATGGCTTTTTAGCAGGTAAATGAAGTGGTAGACTCTTAGTTACTAGAAGGGAGTGTGGTTGCGGCAGAAGATTTGGGCTTAAAATAATTGAATAAGTTGGTGCAGGGATGAGTTTTTGGAGAGATTCTAAAGTGGTTTGCCACCCTAGGCGGAAGACTCCTTTTACTAAGGTAGACATCTAACTTGGCAAAGGAGAGAGATAGTCCTTGAGTTCCTCCTTGTCAATtgatgtctctttttttttttgataggaattGATGTCTCTTTTAGATGAATTATGAGTAATTGGTTCCATTAGTCTCATATTCTTTGTTGATTGATGTCTATAGTGACTTTGTTTCTGGTTTAGATTCTCTAAGGGCTTTTTGGTAGGCTGTAATTGGACCTGGATTCAAGTCCAGCTGCAGCTATAGCTCAGGCTGGCTGTTTGTCAGGTGCAACTCTGTTGAGCATGGTAACTCGAGCTGCTGGAAGGTTGCAGCGCACACGTGATTTGAGACAACTTGACCTGTGGCCAAAATGACCATGTGTTGATATATAACAACTCAATGCTCATACAAGCATCTTACATATATATTGGTAAAAGGTTGCTTTTTCGTAGTCTCATATTCTTTGTTGAGTGATGTCTACAGGGACTTTGTTTCTGGTTTAGATTCTGTAAGGGCTTTTTGGTAGGCTGTGATTGGACCTGGATTCAAGTCCAGCTGCAGCTATGTCACAGGCTGGCTGTTTGTCAGGTGCAACCCTGTTGAGCATGGTAACTCGAGCTGCTGGAAGGTTGCAGCGCACACGTGATTTGAGACAACTTGACCTGTTGCCAAAATGACCATGTGTTAAGATATAACAACTCAATGCTCATACAAGCATCTTACATATATTGGTAAAAGGTTGAGTCACCATGCTTCTTGATCTCAAACAAAGCTCCATCTGAGATTCCCCTCACCAAACCACGATCAGTCTCAGCTACCAAGAGTACCACCATTCTCTTCCTTGCCGCATAAACCATTTTAAGTTCCTCGCCCATGCCTTTGCATTTTGTTGTCTCCTCACCTCAACCTCCTTACGGAGACAATCCTCTCCCTTGGCCTTAGAATGATCCCACCCACACCATTATCCAACTTGAACACCCTCACTACCCTCCGTCTCCCTATCAGCTGCATCTTTGCTGTTTTCACCTCTCCATCAGAGACAGCGCCAACGAAGATCTGTTCTCTTGGTTTCAGATCAAGGTTTTTACTAGCTAGGACAAGGGCTTCCATCAATTCCTTGCTGTCATTAAGAAGTTTGCAAGATTTTGGTGGGGTTTCTTATCATTTCATGTTGGGGAAGAAAGGTGAAGTCCAGATCTAACATCTCCTTAAGATGGTGATCCACTTGGCGTCATATTGGGTGGGGAAGAGAGTTAAAAGAACAGGTAATTGGTTCAAAATTAGAGGAGGAATATAAAAGAATTCTAGTCATAGTTTGAGAAGAGAATTGAAAGAACAGGCCGTTGGTTTTGAAGAGGCTCTTTTCATGATGAAGATTTATCTGGAAAGAGGAGAAGCTAAACACCATTTCTCCTGTAGGTTTGAAATTTCTCATACAAGTGCATTTAACCAAACAAATGAAAAGCAGTTGCAACTGCTTTAGTTGTATCCAGTCAAACATAGTATTAAAAAGTTACATGCAACTTGAATTGCTGCAATACCAGCCACATGTGGCTCTGCAGTGTATCATTAACTGCAGGGAGCCAAAACAGCCCCTAAGCAGTGGGAAGATCAAGGTAAACTGAACTTGGCTGGATGACTTGCCAATTTACCATGTTTGGCATGATGTCCTTTTGTTAACCGGGCTAGACATGCCTCCTTGTTTTCGTACAGTTACCAATTAGAGTTTATGTGTTAGTATTGTGATGGGAAAATATAACCTACAATTCATCAAACATCAACCATCACTCAATAAGACAGTAGGCCTGGCACAGTGATTCCCACTATTCCTCATTGTTTGTAGCTTGATTTCcaacaaatatgataatttttcttAGCCAGCATTGTTTAGTTTACTTCTTATGCTGcccaagattttttagaattccGTTAGTAGTGTGAATTTGTAGATACATCCCTTATCTTTCTTCCAAATTATTTGAGATTCATTCACTTTATTCCAAATAGTAGATATTAGCCTATAATACTAGAAATTACTTTGCCTTGTTAACGGTACATGATCTATAACTTCTGTAATTCAAACTTACATTTTTGCTGGTAGAAACACAGTCTAAAAACTTGGTTTctcaatttttaatatttcatagtTGGTTTGTCAATTCTTAATATTTCATTTTTAGTATCAACCTAGGTTGATAAAGTTGGTTTTGGTTTTAGTTTCAGTTGGACCTGTTGAGTTTTGATTTTAGTACTTATGTCTCTAGTTTCAGAGTTCAGccattttgaaaaatatgaaataatcaTGAAAGTAAAATAAATGAAGCAAACCAAGGAAACATATATTTAGATGTGTTCTTCCGAAAAAATAGTAAAAACTAATGATGTTAGAAAACTGTATTGCATTCAATTGTTTAATAGCAACTTAATTCTTATTTACATCTAACAATTTAAATATCTGTAAAGAAAATGCATCAACATGGATTGCATATGAATATGAAACTTGTATGATAGTTACTGTCATATCAAGCAGAACTACTGACATATGACTTATAGTCTATTACATATGAAAAAGAATGCAATTAGATACAAGTGTTATTCCTGGTGCTTGATTTACTTAAAAAGGTAGTTTTCTTCTTCAACATTTAGAAAAGCCTACCTTTCTGTTCAACTCTTCAGTGCTGATTATTAAATGCTTTAAATTTCTAtacaaattctaaaattttatatttaaaatgaagaaaatacttcttgaagttcagATTTATCATCCTGAGTAAGTACTCTTCAACTCAAAAAAtgaaaactttatttaaaatggaAACTTTTCACTCAGGTTTATTTACAGGGAAATGGCCCTGAAATTACACCTAAATATCAGTATAATGAATAGACTTTCTTTATTTAATATCCACAACTAGTTCTGGTTGTTCAGCTGAAGCCTCTGAAATGGGACTGGATCTACTTAGCTTTAGCTCAGACAGATTGAAACTGAGTTTCAGGGTTCAGATTGGTTCAAGTTGAAAACAATCCATTTGTTCACTTTTTTTCGTTTTTGTTGGTTTTgttgggggggagggggggttCAGTTTTGATTCCTGCCTGAAATAGATTGGATTGGTTTTGAATGAAACTTCAATCCTTGGTTTGAGTACTAGAATAAATTTCGATTAGAAATGATAGCCAGTGTAGAAGAATTGATCTCAATAACAGATGTCTGCTTTTGTTTTATGGATGCATTTCTTGTGTCAAATGATAAGCATGAATTACGTTCAGGTATGTCCTATGATCTGATGGCTTTAAGATATTTGGAATTTCCTAGAGTTAACCTTTTCGAAATGTTAGACTATTGGGGCTTTTGGAAGATATTTTgctaaagaagaaaaatatagcCTACAAGGAATCGATTTAGCCCCCTTGGTCCCTAGAAAGATCAATTTTGTGGGTTCTGTGCTGGAATCTTATCAGTAGTTGAACGGGCTACATTCAGTTGTTGTCTTGGTAGCTGGTGTTTTTTGTGATGGTACTCTTCATTGTTAGTCTCGCATTAGTAGTACAACTACCTAATTATgtacttaataatagtttttatCAAACAGTTGAATAAAACATTGAACCGTATCAAAACTTGTCCTTTTTAGCTTTTCTGCCAT from Elaeis guineensis isolate ETL-2024a chromosome 4, EG11, whole genome shotgun sequence includes these protein-coding regions:
- the LOC105035763 gene encoding uncharacterized protein, which translates into the protein MFSPEVVVKNRWLGFLIWQSIASTALYLSTSLLLLRRPSPLAILSFLAFHLSLLLLSLSLFLLSSPHPDPSASLPELAAFLLRVSLRSLVGGFSHSSSSPDAHRRARRALASALFLVICAVSGFLSVAAACGESELLYGSRLVGLGLRGSVFGLVYGLHYVFRKRWILQFPIIQRPLFYSFKMGISSSLKRALKVSTQAFFCSSLLMLFLPDQFKYKSTIGKYIIQQIKFYIGAFTISFCWEISHHLLQVVHTRRCIFAPAQGSAAAETNPSDTLLETLEQSSPRSLLQYLAYLDLCMVAESNVEPWRRAAVFEETGETYRRVVNMCLKPLEQLTSRIAEGLETFPVDKSDFLSQQLNSPTTIQGDSRLNEAFDDSQLCTWCARTLAALTARSHWEDRYGVAQLTGCNSAVVSTLLSCLLAVEACLGKKTNPQPVHLMGPASIRWATVNTGRKDGVTAMTSKKRGAGLHAKAYTMADVLRTSVYQIISAFQADMQANAKASVLEKNWIGEGKPLYGTREILLQKLGLFLDFRAV